The following are encoded together in the Cololabis saira isolate AMF1-May2022 chromosome 5, fColSai1.1, whole genome shotgun sequence genome:
- the rpl4 gene encoding 60S ribosomal protein L4 isoform X2, with protein MACARPLISVFSEKGEASGKNVVMPAIFKAPIRPDVVNFVHTNMRKNSRQPYAVSELAGHQTSAESWGTGRAVARIPRVRGGGTHRSGQGAFGNMCRGGRMFAPTKTWRRWHRRINTPQKRYAICSALAASAIPALVLSKGHRIEEIPEVPLVVEDKVEGYKKTKEAVLLLKKLKAWNDIKKVYASQRMRAGKGKMRNRRRIQRRGPCIIYNTDAGLTKAFRNIPGITLQNVNKLNLLRLAPGGHVGRFCVWTESAFRKLDELYGTWRKPATLKMDYNLPMHKMTNTDLSRILKSEVIQKALRAPNKKINRRVLKKNPLKNLKIMLKLNPYAKTARRHAILKHDPTIKAKMLKPKKRPHNKKAAVAEKPKA; from the exons ATG GCTTGTGCCCGACCCCTCATCTCGGTGTTCTCCGAGAAAGGCGAAGCCTCAGGCAAGAATGTAGTCATGCCTGCCATTTTCAAGGCCCCGATTCGTCCTGATGTTGtcaattttgtgcacaccaacATGCGCAAGAACAGTCGCCAGCCATATGCGGTCAGCGAGCTGGCAG gcCACCAGACCAGTGCCGAGTCCTGGGGAACAGGAAGAGCTGTGGCCCGTATTCCTCGTGTGAGAGGTGGTGGTACCCACCGCTCCGGCCAGGGTGCTTTTGGAAAT ATGTGCCGTGGTGGTCGCATGTTTGCCCCCACTAAAACCTGGAGGCGCTGGCACCGCAGGATCAATACCCCCCAGAAGCGCTATGCCATCTGTTCTGCACTGGCTGCTTCTGCCATCCCTGCACTTGTGCTGTCCAAGG GACATCGTATTGAGGAAATCCCTGAGGTCCCATTGGTGGTTGAGGACAAAGTTGAGGGCTACAAGAAAACCAAGGAGGCGGTGCTCCTGCTGAAGAAACTTAAGGCCTGGAACGACATCAAGAAG GTCTACGCATCTCAGCGCATGCGTGCTGGCAAGGGTAAGATGAGGAATCGTAGACGGATCCAGCGCAGGGGGCCATGCATCATCTATAACACAGACGCTGGTTTAACTAAAGCCTTCAGGAATATCCCAG GCATCACTTTGCAGAACGTGAACAAACTGAACCTCCTGAGACTCGCTCCTGGTGGTCACGTTGGACGGTTCTGTGTCTGGACCGAAAGCGCTTTCAGGAAGCTGGATGAGCTGTACGGCACCTGGCGTAAACCTGCCACCCTCAAGATGGACTACAA CCTTCCAATGCACAAGATGACCAACACAGACCTGAGCAGGATTCTGAAGAGCGAGGTGATCCAGAAGGCTCTCCGTGCTCCAAA CAAGAAGATCAACCGCAGAGTACTGAAGAAGAATCCTCTGAAGAACTTGAAGATCATGCTTAAGTTGAACCCGTACGCCAAGACAGCGAGACGCCATGCTATCCTGAAGCATGATCCCACT ATCAAGGCCAAGATGCTGAAACCCAAGAAAAGGCCCCACAACAAGAAGGCGGCAGTAGCTGAAAAACCCAAGGCATAA
- the rpl4 gene encoding 60S ribosomal protein L4 isoform X1, with protein MACARPLISVFSEKGEASGKNVVMPAIFKAPIRPDVVNFVHTNMRKNSRQPYAVSELAGHQTSAESWGTGRAVARIPRVRGGGTHRSGQGAFGNMCRGGRMFAPTKTWRRWHRRINTPQKRYAICSALAASAIPALVLSKGHRIEEIPEVPLVVEDKVEGYKKTKEAVLLLKKLKAWNDIKKVYASQRMRAGKGKMRNRRRIQRRGPCIIYNTDAGLTKAFRNIPGITLQNVNKLNLLRLAPGGHVGRFCVWTESAFRKLDELYGTWRKPATLKMDYNLPMHKMTNTDLSRILKSEVIQKALRAPNKKINRRVLKKNPLKNLKIMLKLNPYAKTARRHAILKHDPTVSSKVSRPRCCINTQTDSSSLNKSCFKYMSQCVIQTFNSQDFCHKLTKIKQLTVLAKGCKQSFKAQKFSSFHKD; from the exons ATG GCTTGTGCCCGACCCCTCATCTCGGTGTTCTCCGAGAAAGGCGAAGCCTCAGGCAAGAATGTAGTCATGCCTGCCATTTTCAAGGCCCCGATTCGTCCTGATGTTGtcaattttgtgcacaccaacATGCGCAAGAACAGTCGCCAGCCATATGCGGTCAGCGAGCTGGCAG gcCACCAGACCAGTGCCGAGTCCTGGGGAACAGGAAGAGCTGTGGCCCGTATTCCTCGTGTGAGAGGTGGTGGTACCCACCGCTCCGGCCAGGGTGCTTTTGGAAAT ATGTGCCGTGGTGGTCGCATGTTTGCCCCCACTAAAACCTGGAGGCGCTGGCACCGCAGGATCAATACCCCCCAGAAGCGCTATGCCATCTGTTCTGCACTGGCTGCTTCTGCCATCCCTGCACTTGTGCTGTCCAAGG GACATCGTATTGAGGAAATCCCTGAGGTCCCATTGGTGGTTGAGGACAAAGTTGAGGGCTACAAGAAAACCAAGGAGGCGGTGCTCCTGCTGAAGAAACTTAAGGCCTGGAACGACATCAAGAAG GTCTACGCATCTCAGCGCATGCGTGCTGGCAAGGGTAAGATGAGGAATCGTAGACGGATCCAGCGCAGGGGGCCATGCATCATCTATAACACAGACGCTGGTTTAACTAAAGCCTTCAGGAATATCCCAG GCATCACTTTGCAGAACGTGAACAAACTGAACCTCCTGAGACTCGCTCCTGGTGGTCACGTTGGACGGTTCTGTGTCTGGACCGAAAGCGCTTTCAGGAAGCTGGATGAGCTGTACGGCACCTGGCGTAAACCTGCCACCCTCAAGATGGACTACAA CCTTCCAATGCACAAGATGACCAACACAGACCTGAGCAGGATTCTGAAGAGCGAGGTGATCCAGAAGGCTCTCCGTGCACCAAA CAAGAAGATCAACCGCAGAGTACTGAAGAAGAATCCTCTGAAGAACTTGAAGATCATGCTCAAGTTGAACCCGTACGCCAAGACAGCGAGACGCCATGCTATCCTGAAGCATGATCCCACTGTAAGTAGCAAAGTATCAAGGCCAAGATGCTGCATAAATACGCAAACCGACTCAAGTTCCCTGAATAAAAGTTGTTTCAAATACATGAGTCAGTGTGTCATTCAAACCTTTAATTCACAAGACTTTTGTCATAAGCtaacaaagataaaacaattgACGGTGTTGGCAAAGGGGTGTAAACAGTCATTTAAAGCGCAGAAGTTTAGCAGTTTtcataaagattaa